From the genome of Brassica oleracea var. oleracea cultivar TO1000 chromosome C4, BOL, whole genome shotgun sequence:
CGAAGTTTACCTATTCCAAATCGCGGTCGAAGGTCTGAGAATCGCTCTGAACAATGCTGGTCGGCTACCGATCAAGAACCGAGCCGAAGCTCGGTTTGAAAGTCTCTCTTCCGAGGATAAGTCTTACGCGCTTATGGCGGATCTTCTCCGCAGCCAGGCTAAGAGGTTTAAGAACTTAGTAGCGGTGGTGGATGCGAGTAACCTCGCGGGTCTTAGGCAGCATTGGAGGACTTGTGTTCCTCAAGAAGTTAAAGATTTGTCTGAGCATATGGTACAGGACTTTGATAGCGACGACGAGAGTGGTAATGACTCAAAGCTGAAACGGTTGTTATCTGATAAACCGGTTGTAGCGGTTGGTGCAGGAGCTACTGCTATTTGGGGAGCTTCATCACTCTCCAAGGCTATATCTGCTTCTCCTCTCTTCAAGATTGTAACTTTCAAAGTCCCAGCTTCGTTGAACCTCTTCTTGACGCATACCCACAAGGCAGTGACTTATGCGTTTACCAAAGTGGCTTATCCTTCTAAAGTGATGGCTCCTGGCTTTGCTAGCTCCGGAGCCAAATCAACTTCTTTGGCGAAAGCTTCTTTATCAGCTGAGAAGATCAGAGCAGTGACGCATAGTATTATAGCTTCAGCTGAGAAGACGAGCTTCTCTGCAATGAGAGCTGCGTTCTATGAGATAATGAGGAAAAGAAGAGCAAAACCTATTGGTGCCTTGCCATTGGCAACGTTTGGAGCCAGTCTTTCAACTTGTGCGGGACTGCTTCTCTATGGAGATGGGATAGAATGTGCAGCTGTGTCTCTTCCTTCAGCTCCTTCCATTGCGAAATTGGGTCGAGGGATTCAAAACTTGCGTGAGGCGTCTCTGGAAGTGAGGAGTAGAGAAAGCAACAGGATACACAATGCAATCGAGGCTCTTAGGCAAAAGCTGAAGAAGTTCAGACTTCAATGAAGAAGAGAGTTTTGACTTGCGTTAAAATATTTTCTTTTAGCTACTGCTATGTATATATTTACATGTCCTCTCTTTTGTAGATGCATGTTTCTTGTTGGAGTACACTGGTTTGGTTTGAATATACTTAGAACAACTATAAATTAATATTCGATAAATTAATAATTTCTATAAATTAATAAATTTCGTTGGTTCCATTGGACCGGTTCATAATTTGATATAAATCGATAAAATAATAAGATAATATTTTTTTTAGAAAATTTTATGTAAATACATAGTTCCATTAAAATTATAAATTAATAATTTATATGTATACATATTTATATAAATAACAAGCTATTATTATATTGTTTGTTTTATATTTACAATGAAATTATCTTTATATTTTTTCAACACTTCATATACTTCTGATGAGATTTAGTAATATTATATCTTAAATCACATTTAAATTTTATGTAATATATATTAATATAAATGTCAAATTAAAAAAAAAAATAACAATCAATGTGTATACACTAAAATCAAATATTATATTAGAATAAATAAATCTTAAAATAAGAAACTTAAAATAAAGAAATTTTTATAAATTAATATATCTATAAATCTACATTATAATCTACGTTATAATAGGACAGTTGCATCACTCCTGATGCGACACGTCAGCGATATGTGGGTCCCACTTTTAAAAAGTGTGAAAAAAGTGTCAAGTCTGTGGCTCGAACCCGGGTTATTGAGATCTAAACAACAACATTTATACCACTGAGCTAAACGATTCTTTGTACATTGATGGCTAAAACAAATATATATTTACGATTTAATAAATACTTTATAACTCACGTTTTGAAATGGGATTCGTTAAAAAAAACCCAATAAATCTCTTTGGTCTGTAAGCGTTTTCTTCAATGGAAGTTTAGGGCTTTCAATTTTTAATCATCGGTTCATGACTCATCTAAGAAACACAGATTGACTCTTTGAGTTTCATGAATCAGTTTTTCTTCTTTAGTCTCTACATCTCCCCATCTTTAATAAATT
Proteins encoded in this window:
- the LOC106337009 gene encoding uncharacterized protein LOC106337009, giving the protein MVAFDFMNTLRTLWPFSLLTNDIKESKEIVQRLSLPSSTKNFIFAIRVPEHDSTIYILSAQNLSQRSATDAESLIRELRPDAVVAQVNKSALGEAQVEESVSDSIPTSAFRVLKQCFVDKVNKEKYESVAGILVLREIFGTSFNGHVLAAKRAASEVGCSFMVLESPFVNIAAIEGSYEESDTLGKVQGLANSIIPQSSPSAVLSGSRRFLITNDVQSQMLKLLSSHITQLSKEISPLSCVANGVSHEVPPFAESIYSLLVDLRDIFNDLPSIRKALASARKMLSDVDRGESMDTDVLSEVYLFQIAVEGLRIALNNAGRLPIKNRAEARFESLSSEDKSYALMADLLRSQAKRFKNLVAVVDASNLAGLRQHWRTCVPQEVKDLSEHMVQDFDSDDESGNDSKLKRLLSDKPVVAVGAGATAIWGASSLSKAISASPLFKIVTFKVPASLNLFLTHTHKAVTYAFTKVAYPSKVMAPGFASSGAKSTSLAKASLSAEKIRAVTHSIIASAEKTSFSAMRAAFYEIMRKRRAKPIGALPLATFGASLSTCAGLLLYGDGIECAAVSLPSAPSIAKLGRGIQNLREASLEVRSRESNRIHNAIEALRQKLKKFRLQ